The following proteins come from a genomic window of Sorghum bicolor cultivar BTx623 chromosome 3, Sorghum_bicolor_NCBIv3, whole genome shotgun sequence:
- the LOC8081314 gene encoding photosystem II reaction center PSB28 protein, chloroplastic, which translates to MAAVMKALAVASPVSARAAQQPRRYVAGGASQLQSSFHGVSVQCPGRPRQATPRRGVQVVMMAARPSIQFIQGTDEQTIPDVRLTKSRDGTNGVAIFTFEQPSVFDSSAELGDITGLYMIDDEGVLQSVDVSAKFVNGKPARIEAKYVMRTPRDWDRFMRFMERYSQANGLQFVKN; encoded by the exons ATGGCCGCAGTGATGAAGGCTCTCGCGGTCGCCTCGCCGGTGTCGGCACGGGCAGCGCAGCAGCCCCGTCGGTACGTCGCAg GTGGCGCTAGCCAGCTTCAGTCGTCGTTCCACGGCGTGTCGGTGCAGTGCCCTGGGCGACCGCGGCAGGCAACGCCCCGGCGGGGGGTGCAGGTGGTGATGATGGCGGCTCGGCCGTCGATCCAGTTCATCCAGGGCACGGACGAGCAGACGATCCCGGACGTGCGGCTGACCAAGTCCCGGGACGGCACCAACGGCGTGGCCATCTTCACGTTCGAGCAGCCGTCGGTGTTCGACTCGTCGGCGGAGCTCGGGGACATCACGGGCCTCTACATGATCGACGACGAGGGCGTGCTGCAGTCCGTGGACGTCAGCGCCAAGTTCGTCAACGGCAAGCCGGCGCGGATCGAGGCCAAGTACGTCATGCGCACGCCCCGGGATTGGGACCGCTTCATGCGCTTCATGGAGCGATACTCCCAGGCCAACGGCCTCCAGTTCGTCAAGAACTGA
- the LOC8081315 gene encoding pentatricopeptide repeat-containing protein At4g14850, producing MRRAAAAAVAVDPQLLAGAVEAAIASRSPRLGRAAHARALRLLAPALPPFICAHLVNLYSKLDLPGAAAAALAADPSPTVVSYTAFISGAAQHARPLQALSAFAAMLRLGLRPNDFTFPSAFKAAASAPPRCAAAVGPQVHALALRFGYLPDDAFVSCAALDMYFKTGRLALARRLFDEMPNRNVVAWNAVMTNAVLDGRPIETVEAYFGLRGAGGMPNVVSVCAFFNACAGMTCLSLGEQFHGFVAKCGFDKDVSVSNSMVDFYGKCRCMGKARLVFDGMGVRNSVSWCSMVVAYAQNGAEEEAFLVYLGARRAGEEPTDFMVSSLLTTCAGLLGLDLGRALHAVAARSCIDANIFVASALVDMYGKCGGIQDAEQVFFEMPQRNLVTWNAMIGGYAHIGDAWNALAVFDEMIMGRETAPNYITIVNVLTACSRGGLTKEGYELFQTMKQRFGIEPRIEHYACVVDLLGRAGMEEQAYEIIQGMPMRPSISVWGALLGGCKMHGKTELGRVAAEKLFELDPQDSGNHVLLSNMLASAGRWAEATDVRKEMKNVGIKKDPGRSWITWKNIVHVFQAKDTTHEMNSEIQALLAKLKGQMQGAGYMPDTQYALYDLEEEEKESEVFQHSEKLALAFGLICIPPGVPIRIMKNLRICVDCHRAFKFISGIVGREIIVRDNNRFHHFKDYECSCNDYW from the exons ATgcgtcgcgccgccgccgccgcagtggCGGTCGACCCGCAGCTCCTAGCGGGCGCGGTCGAGGCGGCGATCGCCTCCCGGTCCCCGCGGCTCGGCCGAGCGGCGCACGCGCGCGCGCTGAGGCTGCTGGCTCCGGCCCTCCCGCCCTTCATCTGTGCGCACCTCGTCAACCTCTACTCCAAGCTCGACCTcccgggcgccgccgccgctgcgctGGCCGCGGACCCCAGCCCCACCGTAGTGTCCTACACGGCCTTCATCTCGGGCGCGGCGCAGCACGCGCGCCCGCTCCAGGCGCTCTCGGCGTTCGCCGCCATGCTCCGCCTCGGCCTCCGCCCCAACGACTTCACCTTCCCTTCCGCCTTCAAggccgccgcctccgcgccgCCGCGCTGCGCCGCGGCCGTCGGGCCGCAGGTGCACGCCCTCGCGCTCAGGTTCGGCTACCTTCCCGACGACGCCTTCGTCTCGTGCGCCGCGCTGGACATGTACTTCAAGACGGGCCGACTCGCTCTGGCGCGCCGCCTGTTCGACGAAATGCCCAACAGGAACGTGGTCGCCTGGAACGCGGTCATGACGAACGCGGTGCTCGACGGCCGGCCCATCGAGACGGTGGAGGCCTACTTTGGGCTCCGGGGGGCTGGTGGGATGCCGAACGTGGTCTCGGTCTGCGCGTTCTTCAACGCGTGCGCTGGCATGACGTGCCTGTCCCTTGGGGAGCAGTTCCATGGTTTTGTGGCCAAGTGCGGCTTTGACAAGGATGTGTCCGTGTCCAATTCTATGGTGGACTTTTATGGGAAGTGTCGATGCATGGGGAAGGCCAGGTTGGTGTTTGATGGGATGGGAGTTCGGAATAGCGTGTCCTGGTGTTCTATGGTTGTTGCGTATGCGCAGAATGGGGCAGAGGAGGAGGCTTTCTTGGTGTACTTGGGTGCAAGGAGAGCTGGGGAAGAGCCGACTGACTTCATGGTTTCCAGTCTGCTCACCACTTGTGCGGGTCTGCTAGGACTTGACCTTGGGCGTGCTCTGCATGCAGTTGCTGCCCGTTCCTGCATTGATGCAAATATTTTTGTTGCTAGTGCGTTGGTTGACATGTATGGGAAGTGTGGTGGTATCCAAGATGCTGAGCAAGTATTTTTCGAGATGCCTCAGCGAAATCTTGTCACATGGAATGCAATGATAGGGGGTTATGCTCATATTGGTGATGCTTGGAATGCACTTGCAGTGTTTGATGAAATGATAATGGGTCGAGAAACAGCACCTAATTACATCACAATTGTCAATGTTCTCACGGCCTGCAGCAGAGGAGGTTTGACAAAGGAAGGGTATGAGTTGTTCCAGACAATGAAGCAGAGGTTTGGGATTGAACCAAGAATTGAGCATTATGCTTGCGTGGTGGACTTGCTTGGTCGTGCAGGAATGGAAGAGCAAGCTTATGAGATCATACAGGGGATGCCAATGAGACCTTCCATTTCTGTCTGGGGAGCACTACTTGGGGGATGCAAGATGCATGGGAAGACAGAGCTAGGAAGGGTTGCTGCTGAAAAGTTGTTTGAACTTGATCCTCAGGACTCGGGCAATCATGTTCTGCTCTCAAACATGCTTGCATCTGCTGGCAG GTGGGCAGAAGCAACAGATGTAAGGAAGGAGATGAAGAATGTTGGAATCAAGAAAGACCCAGGGCGCAGTTGGATCACATGGAAAAATATTGTCCATGTTTTCCAGGCTAAGGACACAACACATGAGATGAATAGTGAGATCCAGGCATTATTGGCCAAGCTCAAAGGGCAAATGCAAGGTGCTGGCTACATGCCAGACACACAATATGCTCTCTATGATCTTGAGGAAGAAGAGAAAGAATCAGAGGTGTTTCAACACAGTGAAAAGCTTGCTCTGGCGTTCGGATTGATATGTATACCACCTGGTGTACCTATAAGGATCATGAAGAATCTGCGAATTTGTGTAGATTGTCACCGGGCTTTTAAATTCATATCTGGTATTGTTGGTAGGGAGATAATTGTGCGGGACAACAATAGGTTTCATCACTTCAAAGATTATGAGTGTTCATGCAACGATTATTGGTGA
- the LOC110434187 gene encoding RNA-binding protein BRN1-like codes for MAEDGDKAAASAGEAGGGGGGGNEGGEEEKSVKLFVGQVPKHMTEADLLAMFREVAAVDEVTVIKDKVTKVSRGCCFVICPSREEADKAVNAYHNKRTLSGASSPLQVKYADGELERLEHKLFIGMLPKNVTDTELTDLFSKYGNVKDLQILRGSQQTSKAGCAFIKYQTKDQALAAIEALNGKHKIEGSSVPLVVKWADTEKERQARKAQKAQLQLSNMPSASPMQQSSVFGALQMGYMPQYNGFGYQPPGTYGLMQYPLSPMQNQGPFQNMVQPLNQGNSIRGVNPELSPSSVQRSFAMQLGSPYPAIPGMQYPGSYPGGPMNNRPFGNSHNSISIKVPNSNANSAISSSPSSNAGGQVEGPPGANLFIYHIPQDYGDQELSSAFQSFGRVLSAKVFVDKATGVSKCFGFVSYDSPTSAQAAINRMNGYQLGGKKLKVQLKRENNNKHSKPY; via the exons ATGGCGGAGGACGGGGACAAGGCCGCGGCGTCTGCGGGGGAGGCaggaggaggcggaggaggagggaacgagggcggcgaggaggagaagaGCGTCAAGCTCTTCGTGGGCCAGGTGCCTAAGCACATGACCGAGGCCGACCTGCTCGCCATGTTCCGCGAGGTCGCCgccgtcgacgaggtcaccgtcaTCAAGGACAAGGTCACCAAGGTCTCCCGAG GGTGCTGCTTCGTCATATGCCCGTCAAGGGAGGAAGCTGACAAGGCGGTGAATGCCTACCACAACAAGCGCACACTCTCTGGG GCATCAAGTCCTTTGCAAGTAAAATATGCTGATGGAGAGTTGGAGAGGCTGG AACATAAGCTTTTCATTGGAATGCTTCCGAAAAATGTTACAGACACTGAGTTGACTGATTTGTTTTCCAAATATGGGAATGTCAAGGATTTGCAAATTTTGAGAGGTTCACAACAAACAAGCAAAG CTGGCTGTGCCTTCATTAAATATCAAACAAAAGATCAAGCATTGGCAGCTATTGAAGCTCTAAACGGGAAGCACAAAATagag GGTTCTAGTGTGCCGTTGGTTGTCAAATGGGCCGATACAGAAAAGGAAAGGCAGGCTCGGAAAGCACAAAAGGCTCAGTTACAGCTATCTAATATGCCCAGTGCAAGTCCAATGCAGCAGTCTTCAGTATTTGGAGCTTTACAGATGGGATATATGCCTCAATACAATGGATTTGGCTATCAG CCACCAGGGACATATGGACTTATGCAGTACCCTTTATCTCCTATGCAAAATCAAGGCCCCTTCCAGAATATGGTTCAACCTCTTAATCAAGGGAACTCGATAAGAGGAGTCAATCCTGAACTGTCTCCCAGTTCAGTTCAAAGGTCCTTTGCAATGCAGTTAGGGAGCCCTTATCCTGCTATCCCTGGTATGCAGTATCCTGGGTCATATCCTGGTGGTCCCATGAACAATCGTCCTTTTGGAAATTCTCACAATTCAATTTCAATTAAAGTTCCAAATTCGAATGCCAATTCCGCCATTTCTTCTAGTCCCAGCAGCAATGCCGGTGGACAGGTTGAAG GTCCTCCTGGAGCCAATCTATTTATTTACCATATCCCACAAGACTATGGTGACCAAGAGCTTTCCAGTGcctttcagagttttggtagagtactaagtgctaaggtgtttGTAGACAAAGCAACGGGTGTCAGCAAATGCTTCG GTTTTGTGAGCTACGATTCTCCTACCTCTGCACAGGCAGCCATCAATAGGATGAATGGGTACCAATTAGGCGGTAAAAAACTCAAAGTACAACTCAAGAGAGAAAACAACAACAAGCACAGTAAACCTTATTGA
- the LOC8081317 gene encoding uncharacterized protein LOC8081317, with translation MPAGGSSYLATMGRRSFSYHRLKKLPAAAPSSPPHPPATTTTPTTGLDQGGDPPCATAAAIEESYRSYYRALVARGRRPWRGSGRPRRRRLRVWGALARALRRRAAAAGARVRASVARVARRLREGRPYVGDLFAGNYMFLQVTPSPTTTVGGGTRGAVVPFAEYYYGCKARARAEAGDGAVQMHPAVAAAAAAVLYKV, from the coding sequence ATGCCGGCCGGCGGCTCGTCGTACCTGGCGACCATGGGCCGCCGGAGCTTCTCCTACCACAGGCTCAAGAAGCTCCCCGCCGCCGCTCCCTCCTCTCCTCCCCATCCTCCCGCCACGACGACAACCCCTACCACCGGCCTCGATCAAGGAGGAGACCCGCCGTGCGCCACCGCGGCTGCCATCGAGGAGTCGTACCGGTCCTACTACCGCGCGCTGGTGGCGAGGGGGCGGCGGCCGTGGCGGGGCAGCGGCAggccgcggcgccggcgcctgAGGGTGTGGGGCGCCCTGGCGCGCGCGCTGCGGCGGAGGGCGGCGGCCGCCGGGGCCCGGGTGCGCGCGTCCGTCGCCAGGGTGGCGCGCCGGCTCAGGGAGGGCCGGCCCTACGTCGGGGACCTCTTCGCCGGGAACTACATGTTCCTGCAGGTGACGCCGTCGCCGACGACGACCGTGGGCGGCGGGACGCGCGGCGCCGTGGTTCCCTTCGCTGAGTACTACTACGGCTGTAAGGCCAGGGCCAGGGCGGAAGCCGGCGACGGCGCGGTGCAGATGCaccctgctgttgctgctgctgctgctgcggtgcTCTACAAGGTGTAG